A genomic stretch from Scatophagus argus isolate fScaArg1 chromosome 19, fScaArg1.pri, whole genome shotgun sequence includes:
- the ccdc25 gene encoding coiled-coil domain-containing protein 25, with product MVVTYLANNFPGQLIHAKSDSSYQSAHSYFFSVVFIISALTFKNYTLIVVLFNTFKMVFYFTSAVVNPPYTIYMGKDKYENEDLIKYGWPEDIWFHVDKLSSAHVYLRLPKGQTIDDIPPEVLIDCAQLVKSNSIQGCKMNNINVVYTPWANLKKTGDMDVGQIGFHRQKEVKIVAVEKKINEIINRLEKTKAERFPDLAAEKESRDREERNEKKAQLQEQKKREKEEQKRKKELEELRNYSSLMKSENMKTNEDGYDSDDFM from the exons ATGGTAGTGACGTATCTAGCTAACAACTTCCCGGGTCAACTTATACATGCGAAAAGTGACAGCAGCTATCAGTCTGCACACAGTTACTTCTTTTCCGTTGTATTCATAATTAGTGCGTTAACTTTCAAAAACTATACActtattgttgtattgtttaatacatttaaaatggtGTTTTACTTCACAAGTGCCG TGGTGAACCCTCCCTACACAATCTACATGGGAAAAGATAAATATGAAA ATGAGGATCTAATAAAGTACGGATGGCCAGAAGACATCTG GTTTCATGTGGACAAATTGTCGTCGGCTCATGTTTATCTGAGACTGCCAAAG ggtCAGACAATAGATGATATCCCCCCAGAGGTGCTGATAGACTGCGCACAGCTGGTAAAAAGCAACAGCATCCAAG GCTGTAAGATGAATAACATCAACGTGGTTTACACACCGTGGGCCAACCTGAAGAAAACTGGAGACATGGACGTAGGACAGATCGGCTTCCATCGACAGAAAGAG gTGAAGATCGTTGCGGTGGAGAAGAAGATCAATGAGATCATAAACCGtctggagaaaacaaaagcagaacgTTTCCCTGACCtggcagcagagaaagagtcgagagacagagaagagaggaacGAGAAGAAAGCTCAGCTccaagaacagaagaagagggagaaggaagagcagaagaggaaaaaagagttGGAGGAACTCCG aaaCTATTCTTCACTGATGAagagtgaaaacatgaagaCGAATGAG GATGGTTATGATTCAGACGACTTCATGTGA
- the tmem214 gene encoding transmembrane protein 214 produces MASNNGSVGKWEVVKKGKKNNSSGGGKNPTDKKTGGGGRKALGESNQPSRPPLKMSDTLYDGFEKMGKKQNKEQVPPPAESENKKPSSSKQAKKSHSSNTVTPPTHKTLEEAFKALDIGDLKQQLARSQTLFPENPSVWVKDLAGYLNLNLTAPETEPTLSSFAHDYPYCLTGKELKGVIKGLIGRCSDILPDFFDHCVYTMLRELDRQSGEPLHGYRVCIQAVLQDKPKIATQNLPEYLEMLRSVQNRPAKCLTIMWALGQAGFYDLSQGLRVWLGIMLPVLGVKSLSSYAIAYLERLLLLHANLTKGFGIMGPKEFFPLLDFAFMPKNALSSSLQEQLRRLYPRLKVLAFGAKPESTLHTYLPSFLSRATPHCPDDMKRELLSSMTECLCVDVQSLGVWRQLYTKHLPQSSLLLNHLLNSWNILPPKLRKNLEETIQSFKVTNEEMKDTVESQDLQECNSLCQNLQIKMRGRGFPWSKLLMVLLVFAAGFIAHDIRSHGSFADSATARHLRNSGVTAVSQQAWSKINVYTKQGFSWLETNTPHYYSECVRIVGPLMEQGREKAKTAAIFISENTTRFLLWVKEKTPQAIEWVNTNTPDGVFQVLAYIKELLLFLHHNYILPALVYISDLLQRAWTSLQESCNGEVSVSCLQGHALSFTNSTWQLLQHTTSAIKTWAQELLTRP; encoded by the exons ATGGCTTCAAATAATGGCTCAGTCGGCAAATGGGAGGTAGtgaagaaagggaagaaaaataaCAGTTCAGGTGGAGGGAAGAACCCGACTGACAAGAAAACCGGCGGCGGGGGAAGGAAAGCCCTGGGCGAATCTAACCAGCCATCCAGAC CACCCCTGAAGATGTCAGACACTCTGTACGACGGCTTTGAGAAGATgggaaagaaacagaacaagGAGCAGGTTCCGCCACCAGCCGAGTCTGAGAATAAGAAACCCTCATCGAGTAAACAAGCCAAAAAATCGCACTCCAGCAATACAGTCACCCCGCCAACTCACAAGACCCTCGAGGAAGCCTTCAAAGCT ctggATATCGGCGACCTGAAGCAGCAGTTGGCCCGCAGTCAGACCCTGTTTCCAGAAAACCCATCAGTGTGGGTCAAGGACTTGGCAGGATACCTCAACCTTAATCTGACTGCACCAGAGACTGAGCCCACACTCAGCAGCTTTGCTCATG ACTACCCATACTGCCTTACTGGAAAAGAGCTGAAGGGAGTGATCAAAGGCCTCATTGGACGTTGCAGTGACATTCTGCCAGATTTTTTTGACCACTGTGTTTATACTATGCTCAGGGAGCTGGACAGACAGTCAG GAGAACCTCTGCATGGCTACAGAGTTTGCATTCAGGCAGTTCTGCAGGACAAACCCAAAATAGCCACCCAAAACCTGCCAGAG TATTTGGAGATGTTGCGGTCAGTTCAGAATCGTCCAGCCAAGTGTTTGACCATCATGTGGGCTCTTGGCCAAGCTGGATTTTATGACCTCAGTCAGGGACTAAGAG tgtggcTGGGAATCATGCTTCCTGTGCTGGGAGTGAAGTCCTTATCTTCTTATGCCATTGCATATCTGGAGAGACTTCTCCT ACTTCATGCAAACCTGACTAAAGGATTTGGTATCATGGGTCCTAAAGAGTTCTTTCCTTTACTGGATTTTGCCTTCATGCCCAAGAATGCACTGTCATCAAG CCTGCAGGAGCAGCTGAGGCGTCTGTACCCTCGACTGAAGGTCCTCGCATTTGGAGCCAAACCTGAGAGCACATTACACACATACCTGCCATCGTTTCTGTCCAGAGCCACACCACACTGTCCAGATGACATGAAAAGAgag ctgctcagcagtatgacagagtgtttgtgtgtggatgtgcagaGTCTAGGAGTGTGGCGGCAGCTCTATACAAAGCACTTACCCCAGTCCAG TTTGCTGTTGAACCATTTATTGAATTCCTGGAATATCCTGCCACCAAAG CTCCGGAAGAACCTTGAAGAAACGATCCAGTCTTTCAAAGTGACCAATGAAGAGATGAAAGACACAGTTGAATCTCAGGACCTTCAGGAGTGCAATAGCCTGTGCCAG AATCTGCAGATAAAGATGCGAGGTCGTGGGTTCCCATGGTCCAAACTGCTCATGGTTCTGCTCGTGTTTGCTGCCGGCTTCATCGCTCACGACATCAGATCGCACGGCTCCTTTGCAG ATTCCGCCACAGCCAGGCATCTTCGCAACTCAGGGGTCACAGCCGTATCTCAGCAAGCCTGGAGCAAAATAAACGTCTACACCAAACAGGGCTTCAG CTGGCTGGAGACAAACACTCCTCATTATTACTCTGAGTGTGTGCGGATTGTGGGACCACTCATGGAACAAGGTCgtgaaaaggcaaaaacagCAGCCATCTTCATCTCTGAAAACACCACGCGGTTTCTTCTCTGGGTCAAAGAAAAGACACCGCAGGCCATTGAATGG GTTAACACCAACACTCCAGACGGTGTATTCCAGGTGTTGGCCTATATAAAGGagctcctccttttcctccaccATAACTACATCCTACCAGCACTGGTGTATATATCTGACCTGCTACAGCGAGCATGGACCAGCCTACAGGAGTCCTGCAA CGGTGAGGTGTCTGTATCGTGTCTGCAGGGCCACGCTTTATCCTTCACAAACTCCACGTGGCAGCTGCTCCAACACACAACCTCGGCCATCAAGACGTGGgctcaggagctgctgacacGACCGTGA
- the LOC124050816 gene encoding microtubule-associated protein RP/EB family member 3-like, with the protein MAVNVYSTSMTIENLSRHDMLAWVNDSLQLTHTKIEQLCSGAAYCQFMDMLFPGCILLKKVKFNAKLEHEYIHNFKVLQAAFKRMNVDKIIPVEKLVKGKFQDNFEFLQWFKKFFDANYDGKEYDPVLTRQGQEVTQTPPNPGPMRTSPTVPKTVPTPQRQINVAAARRSTPMTRNGGDAELIELNQQLLDMKLTVEGLEKERDFYFGKLRDIELICQENENENNPVLGRIMDTLYATEEGFAPPEDEDIDEGAQGDQEEF; encoded by the exons ATGGCGGTGAATGTCTACTCCACCTCTATGACCATAGAGAACCTGAGTCGTCATGACATGTTGGCATGGGTTAACGACTCCCTCCAGCTCACCCACACAAAGATCGAGCAGCTCTGTTCAG GTGCTGCTTACTGTCAGTTCATGGACATGCTGTTTCCAGGGTGCATACTGTTGAAGAAAGTCAAGTTCAATGCTAAGCTGGAACATGAATACATCCACAATTTCAAGGTCTTACAGGCTGCATTCAAGAGAATGAATGTGGACAAG atCATCCCTGTGGAGAAGCTGGTGAAGGGGAAGTTTCAGGACAACTTTGAGTTCCTTCAATGGTTTAAGAAGTTTTTTGATGCAAACTATGACGGTAAAGAATATGACCCCGTACTGACACGGCAGGGCCAGGAGGTAACGCAGACTCCGCCCAACCCAG GCCCCATGAGAACATCTCCCACAGTACCAAAGACTGTTCCCACCCCCCAGAGGCAGATCAACGTAGCAGCAGCCCGCAGGAGCACTCCAATGACCCGCAACGGAGGAGACGCTGAGCTCATAGAGCTCAACCAGCAG CTGCTGGATATGAAGCTGACTGTGGAGGGtctggagaaggagagggattTCTACTTCGGAAAGCTGAGAGACATCGAGCTCATCTGCCAGGAAAACGAAAATGAAAACAACCCAGTCCTCGGCAGAATCATGGATACACTGTACGCTACAGAG GAGGGATTTGCACCCCCAGAGGATGAAGACATTGACGAGGGGGCACAGGGTGACCAGGAGGAGTTCTGa